Genomic segment of Ignavibacteriales bacterium:
AAATTTCTGCTTTCTTCTCGCCATTATAATTAATAATTACTTTTTGCTTATCCGTTACCTCACCGATTATTTCGCAGTGTAAATCCCACTTAGAAAAAATTTCTCTAACTCTTTCTTCGCATCCTTTCTTTGCAACAACCAGCATTCTTTCCTGGCTTTCCGAAAGCATAATTTCATAAGCAGTCATTGAATCTTCGCGAAGAGGAACTTTGTTCAGATCTATTATCATTCCCGATTCACCTTTAGCGCTCATTTCGGAAGTTGAACATGAAATTCCTGCCGCACCCATATCTTGTATTCCAACAACTAAATCCTCTTTGATAATCTCAAGTGTAGCTTCAAGTAAAAGTTTTTCTGTAAAAGGATCACCTACTTGAACCGATGGACGTTTTGCTTCCGACTTTTCAGAAATTTCTTCCGATGCAAATGTAGCACCGTGAATTCCATCGCGTCCTGTTGATGAACCAACTATCATTACAGGATTACCATTTCCTTTTGCGGTAGCTGAGATAACATGTTTAGTATCAACAATTCCGATAGCCATTGCATTTACAAGCGGATTACCTTTATAGGAGTCATCGAAATAAACTTCTCCGGCTACTGTAGGAACTCCAAAACAATTTCCGTAATCGCCAATTCCTTTTACAACTCCTTCGAAAAGATATTTTGTTCTAGGATCGGTTAATGGACCAAATCGTAATGAGTTCAAACATGCTATCGGACGTGCGCCCATAGTAAAAATATCTCTTAGAATTCCTCCGACACCGGTAGCCGCTCCTTGATAAGGTTCCACTGCTGATGGATGATTATGACTTTCTATTTTAAAAGCTATTGCAAGTCCATCCCCGATATCAACTAATCCGGCGTTTTCTTCTCCGGCATTAACAAGTAATCTTCCGCCGCTTCGTGGTAAAGTTTTAAGAAGGGCAATCGAATTTTTATAACTGCAATGCTCGCTCCACATAACACTAAAAATACCAAGTTCAGTAAAAGTTGGAACGCGACCCAATCGTTCGCAAATCCAACCGTATTCTTCGTCAGTTAATCCATGCTCGCGGGCTAAGTTTATGTTTACTTCGGGTTCTTTCATCAGCAAATAAAATTTTCTCTTTTGATTGTGTAATATAACATTTTTCATTCTCTCTTAGAAAAAGTGCTGATTGATACTAACTGTAAACATTTCTATTTTTAAGCCGTCTTAACAAACAACAATAAGAATATTAAACGGATATAAAAATGAAAGCATCATTCAAAGACCACAGGTTTTGGTTAATCTCCGGGATTGCTCTTCTTGCATTAATTATTGTGTTATATCCATTAGGTGTTTACAATAGTTTGAGTATGAAACTTACTCGTCCCGAAGCAATTGATGTTGCTACCAAGTTTCTTGCTGAACAAAATACCAACATAAATGGATTTTCGACTGAAGCTTTCATAGACAATTCACCTGTTGAAATGCGTTACCTCATAAAAAAATTGGGAGGTAAAGGTTTTAAGGAATACTTGAAAACTCACCCGACTAATCTTAGTTGGACTGTGATGGTTCATCAAAACTTACCAAAACAAATTCAACAGACTACTTACCATATTGATGTTGCACAAGACGGTTCAATATTTGGTTATAGAAGGGAAATTCCCGATTCAATTGAAATGAAATCTTTAGCTAAGACAGAAGCAACTGATCTTATTAATTCATTCTTGATGAAAAAATATGGAAGTGCGTTCAACAGTTTTAAAT
This window contains:
- the purL gene encoding phosphoribosylformylglycinamidine synthase subunit PurL, with the translated sequence MKNVILHNQKRKFYLLMKEPEVNINLAREHGLTDEEYGWICERLGRVPTFTELGIFSVMWSEHCSYKNSIALLKTLPRSGGRLLVNAGEENAGLVDIGDGLAIAFKIESHNHPSAVEPYQGAATGVGGILRDIFTMGARPIACLNSLRFGPLTDPRTKYLFEGVVKGIGDYGNCFGVPTVAGEVYFDDSYKGNPLVNAMAIGIVDTKHVISATAKGNGNPVMIVGSSTGRDGIHGATFASEEISEKSEAKRPSVQVGDPFTEKLLLEATLEIIKEDLVVGIQDMGAAGISCSTSEMSAKGESGMIIDLNKVPLREDSMTAYEIMLSESQERMLVVAKKGCEERVREIFSKWDLHCEIIGEVTDKQKVIINYNGEKKAEISPIELVLGGNAPVYFRETAEPKYLEETRKFNCRKLPEPESLGEVFEKIFSSPNIASKRWVYQQYDSMVRTNTIVGPGSDSAVIYIKDTNKAIAAKTDCNGRYVYLNPKEGTKIAVAESARNVVCSGAIPLAITNCLNFGNPYKPEMFWTFKKAIEGMGEACRFFNTPVTGGNVSFYNESPDTSVFPTPVIGMVGLIENLENITTAEFKKENDLIYLLGEDYEEVGGSEYLKLIHNLVTGEIPRIDLQTEKDLHKLVLHLIDNGLLNSAHDISDGGIITAIAESCIINPEKALGAKVKIPIKKREDFSFFSESQSRVIVSVDPASQEKFEKIVSKSFTPFLLLGKVEGTSLNVNDQYDFPINQLIDLYYSTIQKRMDFAQ